A single window of Hemibagrus wyckioides isolate EC202008001 linkage group LG28, SWU_Hwy_1.0, whole genome shotgun sequence DNA harbors:
- the LOC131348535 gene encoding serine/threonine-protein kinase/endoribonuclease IRE1-like isoform X2, which produces MDTEHRAAFIDTMRKELIQGVSSVPPLADELFQKKYISKEAYNNICSKSTSQNQMRELYKYLNNKTIKSAFYEALLKEDSLLLEELEKKYKSPDPSPNEFHGSPKGLKEWKRNSIAHRAKFENLLKDPELQKPGNGKLRLCTKDDYSIGNGSEGTQVYIGLRDDGTEVAVKRMLKVKYKQLKNEMELLRDPKLEHRNIVRYLDFTEDRDFYYLCLQLCEYNFEDYKKIKELDQEALKKVVKEMLLGLQVLHNAGIIHRDIKPSNILIDARENVRLSDFGISRMVNQDASTVYTARAGTRGWEAAEILKGDGQCAYKRSSDIQVAGMLVYYILSRGFHPFGNVYIVEENIRKGNYQLDQTTDVEAKDLIEKMIAPEPPDRLSVAEAVDHPYFWDDEGLSLCFLSLASSSLFSTFLLGNQG; this is translated from the exons ATGGACACAGAACACC GTGCTGCCTTTATTGATACGATGAGGAAAGAGCTTATCCAGGGGGTTTCCTCAGTGCCGCCTCTGGCTGATGAGCTGTTCCAGAAAAAGTACATCAGTAAAGAGGCATATAACAATATCTGCTCAAAAAGTACCAGCCAAAACCAGATGAGAGAACTCTACAAATATCTCAATAACAAAACAATCAAATCTGCATTTTATGAAgccctgctgaaagaggacagtCTACTTCTTGAAGAACTGGAGAAGAAATACAAGAGCCCAG ATCCCTCACCGAACGAGTTCCATGGCTCTCCCAAGGGTCTTAAAGAATGGAAGAGAAATAGCATTGCTCATAGAGCCAAATTTGAGAACCTCCTCAAAGATCCTGAACTGCAGAAGCCAGGAAACGGGAAACTCCGCCTCTGCACAAAAGATGACTACAGTATAGGAAATGGATCTGAAGGAACCCAGGTGTATATCGGACTGCGGGATGATGGTACTGAGGTAGCAGTCAAACGAATGCTTAAGGTTAAATATAAACAACTGAAGAATGAGATGGAATTGCTCCGAGATCCAAAGCTGGAGCACAGGAACATTGTCCGATATCTAGATTTCACAGAAGACCGCGATTTTTATTACCTCTGCCTCCAACTCTGTGAGTATAATTTTGAAGAttacaagaaaataaaagaactgGACCAGGAGGCTTTGAAGAAAGTGGTAAAGGAAATGCTTCTTGGATTGCAAGTCCTCCACAATGCTGGTATCATCCACCGAGATATCAAACCCTCCAATATTTTAATtg ATGCGAGAGAAAACGTGAGATTGTCTGATTTTGGTATAAGCCGCATGGTAAACCAAGATGCGAGCACCGTGTACACCGCAAGAGCCGGGACTCGAGGCTGGGAGGCGGCAGAGATCCTGAAAGGGGATGGACAGTGTGCTTACAAAAGAAGCAGCGACATTCAG GTGGCTGGAATGTTGGTGTATTACATCCTCTCTCGTGGCTTTCATCCTTTTGGCAATGTTTATATAGTGGAAGAAAATATCCGGAAAGGAAATTACCAACTGGATCAAACAACTGACGTGGAAGCAAAAGATCTGATTGAGAAAATGATTGCACCAGAACCACCAGACAGGCTGAGTGTTGCAGAGGCAGTAGATCATCCGTATTTCTGGGATGATGAAGG tctctctctctgttttctgtcTCTGGCATCGTCCAGTCTCTTTTCTACTTTCCTGCTTGGGAATCAAGGATAG
- the LOC131348535 gene encoding serine/threonine-protein kinase/endoribonuclease IRE1-like isoform X1, with amino-acid sequence MDTEHRAAFIDTMRKELIQGVSSVPPLADELFQKKYISKEAYNNICSKSTSQNQMRELYKYLNNKTIKSAFYEALLKEDSLLLEELEKKYKSPDPSPNEFHGSPKGLKEWKRNSIAHRAKFENLLKDPELQKPGNGKLRLCTKDDYSIGNGSEGTQVYIGLRDDGTEVAVKRMLKVKYKQLKNEMELLRDPKLEHRNIVRYLDFTEDRDFYYLCLQLCEYNFEDYKKIKELDQEALKKVVKEMLLGLQVLHNAGIIHRDIKPSNILIDARENVRLSDFGISRMVNQDASTVYTARAGTRGWEAAEILKGDGQCAYKRSSDIQVAGMLVYYILSRGFHPFGNVYIVEENIRKGNYQLDQTTDVEAKDLIEKMIAPEPPDRLSVAEAVDHPYFWDDEGRDDFLRTIGDKEPVQNYKDVDGELRKALEKHAQFFGWKSKV; translated from the exons ATGGACACAGAACACC GTGCTGCCTTTATTGATACGATGAGGAAAGAGCTTATCCAGGGGGTTTCCTCAGTGCCGCCTCTGGCTGATGAGCTGTTCCAGAAAAAGTACATCAGTAAAGAGGCATATAACAATATCTGCTCAAAAAGTACCAGCCAAAACCAGATGAGAGAACTCTACAAATATCTCAATAACAAAACAATCAAATCTGCATTTTATGAAgccctgctgaaagaggacagtCTACTTCTTGAAGAACTGGAGAAGAAATACAAGAGCCCAG ATCCCTCACCGAACGAGTTCCATGGCTCTCCCAAGGGTCTTAAAGAATGGAAGAGAAATAGCATTGCTCATAGAGCCAAATTTGAGAACCTCCTCAAAGATCCTGAACTGCAGAAGCCAGGAAACGGGAAACTCCGCCTCTGCACAAAAGATGACTACAGTATAGGAAATGGATCTGAAGGAACCCAGGTGTATATCGGACTGCGGGATGATGGTACTGAGGTAGCAGTCAAACGAATGCTTAAGGTTAAATATAAACAACTGAAGAATGAGATGGAATTGCTCCGAGATCCAAAGCTGGAGCACAGGAACATTGTCCGATATCTAGATTTCACAGAAGACCGCGATTTTTATTACCTCTGCCTCCAACTCTGTGAGTATAATTTTGAAGAttacaagaaaataaaagaactgGACCAGGAGGCTTTGAAGAAAGTGGTAAAGGAAATGCTTCTTGGATTGCAAGTCCTCCACAATGCTGGTATCATCCACCGAGATATCAAACCCTCCAATATTTTAATtg ATGCGAGAGAAAACGTGAGATTGTCTGATTTTGGTATAAGCCGCATGGTAAACCAAGATGCGAGCACCGTGTACACCGCAAGAGCCGGGACTCGAGGCTGGGAGGCGGCAGAGATCCTGAAAGGGGATGGACAGTGTGCTTACAAAAGAAGCAGCGACATTCAG GTGGCTGGAATGTTGGTGTATTACATCCTCTCTCGTGGCTTTCATCCTTTTGGCAATGTTTATATAGTGGAAGAAAATATCCGGAAAGGAAATTACCAACTGGATCAAACAACTGACGTGGAAGCAAAAGATCTGATTGAGAAAATGATTGCACCAGAACCACCAGACAGGCTGAGTGTTGCAGAGGCAGTAGATCATCCGTATTTCTGGGATGATGAAGG GAGAGATGATTTTTTGAGAACCATCGGGGACAAGGAACCCGTCCAGAACTACAAAGATGTAGATGGTGAGCTCCGTAAAGCTCTGGAAAAACACGCACAGTTTTTTGGATGGAAATCTAAGGTTTGA